One Plasmodium berghei ANKA genome assembly, chromosome: 13 genomic region harbors:
- a CDS encoding inner membrane complex protein, putative — protein MNIFNKSTCLACNSCKCSCGEKHDLKITQRTYTYNELDDICTRENTNTFPCIPTERIILNSNGSSQLYYHQIDNEFYAKNILHDVPLISYAQGPFFEKINYEDNKKYSLPTLTYVSDPIYIRRKQKCAISKMADCVCPQECKCE, from the exons atgaatatatttaacaaGTCTACATGCTTAGCATGTAATTCATGTAAATGTTCCTGTG gTGAAAAACACGACCTTAAAATTACTCAAAGGACATATACCTACAATGAATTAGACGATATTTGTACCAGAGAAAATACAAACACGTTTCCATGCATTCCAACTGAACggattattttaaattcaaATGGAAGTTCACAATTATACTATCATCAAATAGACAACGAGTTttatgcaaaaaatatactgCATGATGTCCCTTTAATAAGTTATGCTCAAGGTCCATTTTTtgagaaaataaattatgaagataataaaaaatatagtttaCCAACTTTAACTTATGTAAGTGAcccaatatatataagacGCAAACAAAAATGTGCTATATCAAAAATGGCTGATTGTGTATGCCCTCAAGAATGCAAATGTGAATGA
- a CDS encoding mitochondrial ribosomal protein S14 precursor, putative — protein sequence MAARDPGPYLNQVPLGFPSYNRNVYRDILARRAFMESEVNTRVYKNIFENLGFKGHIRINNKVGINRIRMRCIQGGYSRGIYKFTRMAKMAFFQTAREGWLKKYGYRPDLFR from the exons ATGGCAGCGCGCGATCCTGGACCATATTTAAACCAAGTACCTTTAGGATTCCCAAGTTATAACAGAAATGTTTATAGAGATATTTTAGCAAGACGAGCTTTTATGGAATCCGAAGTAAATACTAGagtttataaaaacattttcGAAAATTTGGGATTTAAAGGGCATATAAGAATAAACAATAAA gTAGGAATTAACCGAATACGTATGAGGTGTATACAAGGAGGGTATTCACGAggaatttataaatttactAGAATGGCAAAAATGGCATTTTTTCAAACAGCTAGAGAAGGGtggttaaaaaaatatggttATAGACCTGACTTGTtcagataa